A section of the Spirosoma pollinicola genome encodes:
- a CDS encoding YsnF/AvaK domain-containing protein, translating to MAPLDNTSPLTDDPLSSAADSTPVETLRIPVIEETIQVTTRLVETSRVTLTKTVHEQEQTVTIPLQQEHYTVERMALNAYVDERPTTRQEGDTTIYPVVKEVLVVQKRLLLVEEIRVTRQPIQTEETQTVTLRREDITVERTPLNPERPA from the coding sequence ATGGCCCCTTTAGATAACACTAGCCCATTGACCGACGACCCGCTTAGTTCGGCAGCCGACTCAACACCGGTCGAGACCCTACGCATTCCCGTGATTGAAGAGACGATCCAGGTAACGACCCGGCTGGTAGAAACGAGCCGAGTGACGCTCACCAAAACGGTACACGAGCAAGAGCAGACCGTCACCATCCCGCTCCAACAGGAGCACTACACGGTCGAACGGATGGCTCTGAATGCATACGTAGATGAACGGCCTACCACTCGCCAGGAGGGAGACACCACCATCTACCCCGTGGTGAAAGAAGTGCTGGTGGTGCAAAAGCGGCTGCTGCTCGTCGAAGAAATTCGGGTCACCCGCCAGCCAATCCAAACTGAGGAGACCCAGACGGTTACCCTTCGCCGGGAAGACATCACCGTCGAGCGGACTCCGTTGAATCCCGAACGTCCGGCCTGA
- a CDS encoding family 1 glycosylhydrolase, producing MINQFLFATGIENSNPTIQGGTYRQDELEKCGHYQHWRTDFDLVEQLGIRFLRYGPPIHTTFLGEGNYDWSFADQTFNDLRLRDIVPIVDLCHFGVPDWIGNFQNPDFPELFAGYARAFAQRFPWVQLYTPVNEMYVCAEFSALYGWWNEQLRSDTAFVTALKYIVKANVLAMGAILEIRPDALFIQSESSEYFHAENPAAIKPAEILNAKRFLSLDLNYGRRVDSEMYEYLLDNGMSRDEYHFFLSHNLKQYCIMGNDYYQTNEHRVAADGSTRASGEVFGYHVITRQYHDRYRLPVMHTETNLWQGHNGDEAVNWLWKEWANVLRVRNDGVPIVGFTWYSLTDQVDWDAALRENKGTVNPLGLCDLHRQIRPVGHAYKQLISDWQQVLPAQSVCLQVPIIMPSESGQPWAQQKQDDAKQARNQVSNSVSKTNQADA from the coding sequence ATGATCAATCAATTTCTATTCGCCACTGGCATTGAAAATAGCAATCCCACCATTCAGGGTGGAACCTATCGACAGGATGAACTGGAAAAATGTGGCCATTACCAGCACTGGAGAACAGATTTTGACTTGGTCGAGCAACTCGGGATTCGCTTCCTACGCTATGGCCCACCCATCCATACTACCTTCTTGGGGGAGGGGAACTATGACTGGTCATTTGCTGACCAGACGTTTAATGACTTGCGGCTGCGCGACATAGTGCCTATCGTCGATCTGTGTCATTTTGGCGTACCCGATTGGATTGGTAATTTCCAAAACCCTGACTTTCCTGAACTATTTGCTGGTTATGCCCGCGCGTTTGCTCAACGCTTTCCCTGGGTTCAACTTTACACACCCGTCAACGAGATGTACGTCTGCGCTGAGTTTTCCGCCCTTTACGGTTGGTGGAATGAGCAGCTCAGGAGCGATACGGCCTTTGTGACGGCCCTAAAGTATATCGTCAAAGCGAATGTACTGGCGATGGGTGCCATCCTGGAAATAAGGCCGGATGCCTTATTTATCCAGAGCGAATCCAGTGAGTATTTCCATGCGGAAAACCCGGCCGCCATCAAACCCGCTGAGATTCTGAATGCCAAGCGGTTTTTATCGCTTGACCTCAATTATGGACGCCGGGTCGATTCGGAGATGTATGAATACCTGCTGGACAATGGCATGAGTCGGGATGAGTATCACTTCTTTCTGAGCCATAATCTGAAACAATATTGTATTATGGGCAATGACTATTACCAAACCAACGAACATCGAGTCGCTGCGGATGGCAGTACGCGTGCGTCAGGGGAGGTATTTGGTTACCACGTGATTACTCGTCAATACCACGACCGGTATCGCCTGCCGGTCATGCACACGGAAACCAATCTCTGGCAGGGCCACAATGGAGACGAAGCGGTAAACTGGCTTTGGAAGGAATGGGCCAATGTCTTACGGGTTCGCAACGATGGCGTACCGATTGTGGGCTTTACCTGGTATTCACTCACGGATCAGGTCGATTGGGACGCTGCCTTGCGTGAAAATAAGGGGACCGTGAATCCACTGGGACTATGTGATCTACATCGTCAGATTCGCCCTGTGGGCCATGCCTATAAACAACTGATTAGCGATTGGCAGCAGGTACTGCCCGCCCAGAGTGTGTGTTTACAGGTGCCGATTATTATGCCAAGTGAGAGCGGGCAGCCCTGGGCTCAACAAAAACAGGACGATGCCAAACAGGCTCGCAACCAGGTAAGTAATAGTGTTTCAAAAACCAATCAGGCCGACGCCTAA
- a CDS encoding YtxH domain-containing protein, which produces MIRFFTGLASGLAIAYLTAPRPGKQLRNAVVDSTKQTVEKGQQIKNQWDVTATQVKELLRVVHVNTGLSLPNLLAKTQTNRFGTTKGRS; this is translated from the coding sequence ATGATCCGTTTTTTCACCGGCCTCGCTTCGGGCCTTGCCATCGCATACTTGACGGCTCCCCGGCCGGGTAAGCAGTTGCGCAACGCAGTGGTCGATTCGACTAAGCAAACCGTAGAAAAAGGCCAACAGATCAAAAACCAATGGGACGTAACCGCTACCCAAGTTAAGGAGCTACTTAGGGTGGTGCATGTGAACACGGGTCTTTCCTTGCCAAACTTACTAGCCAAAACACAAACAAATCGATTCGGTACGACCAAAGGCCGTTCCTGA
- a CDS encoding SDR family NAD(P)-dependent oxidoreductase produces the protein MRMRFTDKVAIVTGGASGIGLAIAKRLASEGARLVLADVDEVNLQTAMAEVTAAGAPGVWGSVCNVAVEAQVEATVNGALSRFGRLDVIVNNAGLMQFKALEELTGDDWLRILNVDLLGTFYFTKQAFLQMKPGGCVVNVASIHAVETEPLVAPYAAAKAAILSLTRSSALEGKPKGLRINAILPGAINTPMLWNNPNVKSGVEQIDRADVGQPADVAATIAYLASDDAAFVQGAEVRVDGGRLDRL, from the coding sequence ATGAGAATGCGATTTACGGATAAAGTAGCGATTGTGACGGGCGGAGCCAGTGGCATTGGCCTGGCCATCGCCAAACGATTGGCCTCCGAAGGCGCCCGGCTGGTTCTGGCCGACGTAGATGAAGTCAATCTTCAGACCGCCATGGCCGAGGTAACGGCGGCTGGTGCCCCGGGCGTTTGGGGCAGTGTTTGCAACGTAGCCGTAGAAGCTCAGGTAGAAGCTACGGTTAACGGAGCTCTGTCTCGGTTCGGCCGACTGGATGTGATCGTCAACAATGCGGGGCTCATGCAATTTAAGGCGCTGGAAGAACTGACCGGCGATGACTGGTTACGGATTCTGAATGTGGATCTGCTGGGTACTTTTTATTTCACCAAGCAGGCTTTCCTACAGATGAAACCCGGTGGCTGTGTGGTCAACGTGGCCAGCATCCATGCCGTTGAGACCGAACCTTTGGTCGCTCCCTATGCTGCGGCTAAGGCCGCTATACTTTCGCTGACGCGCTCCTCGGCGCTGGAAGGTAAGCCCAAGGGACTACGGATCAATGCGATTTTGCCCGGTGCCATTAATACGCCCATGCTGTGGAATAACCCGAATGTAAAATCGGGCGTGGAACAGATTGACCGTGCCGACGTTGGCCAACCCGCCGATGTAGCGGCCACGATTGCCTACCTGGCCTCGGATGATGCCGCTTTTGTGCAAGGGGCAGAAGTGCGGGTTGATGGGGGCCGACTGGACCGACTATAA
- a CDS encoding chloride channel protein, whose translation MRVNDELILFFTVLKWLFISSLIGCLTGFAASGFISFIHYIIDQSNQYKNVFYLLPLSFFLANLLSQFVLKKHLGTDTLIAAINKNYGKLESSFIPTKVINVVLILATGGSAGKESPCAQIGAGIGSMCANLFRVDNIDRRKMVLCGFCAGFACVFGAPIAGAIFGIEVLAVGVIFYDVLLPAFVASITAYQVSSALGVTFFYYPLKFVPAFGQGFFIQLLTGGIFFGLCAYVLIRAIQQSAAFTNALPLWRPWKGLLGGLLLVGLTILFSRDYLGLGLNLLEGSIKGLHVNWYTFLLKALFTIITLSISRSGSVITPVLFIGATAGSYFADLVGADQSTFAAIGFVSILAGTTNTPIASSILAIELFGATIAPYAAVSCVISFVMSGHRSLYTSQVLSISKSNALPTELGKEISEMSNPGKIPDIRFPDWLKKLLPASRNDKT comes from the coding sequence ATGCGCGTCAACGATGAACTGATCTTATTTTTCACGGTCCTCAAATGGCTGTTCATTTCCAGTCTGATTGGCTGTCTAACTGGCTTTGCGGCTTCCGGATTTATCTCGTTCATTCACTACATTATTGATCAGAGCAATCAGTACAAAAACGTTTTTTATTTATTGCCCCTCAGTTTTTTTTTAGCCAATCTGCTTAGTCAGTTTGTTCTTAAGAAACATTTAGGAACCGATACGCTTATCGCAGCAATCAACAAAAACTACGGCAAATTGGAAAGCTCCTTCATCCCTACCAAAGTTATAAATGTCGTACTCATTCTGGCCACAGGCGGATCGGCAGGTAAAGAAAGCCCTTGTGCCCAGATTGGGGCGGGTATCGGCAGTATGTGCGCCAATTTATTCCGGGTAGATAACATTGATCGTCGGAAAATGGTACTTTGCGGCTTCTGCGCGGGCTTTGCCTGTGTGTTTGGAGCGCCAATCGCAGGTGCCATATTCGGGATTGAGGTGCTGGCCGTCGGGGTTATTTTTTACGATGTGCTGTTGCCCGCTTTTGTTGCTTCCATCACCGCCTATCAGGTGTCATCAGCCCTTGGTGTCACCTTTTTCTATTATCCACTGAAATTCGTTCCCGCTTTTGGTCAGGGATTTTTTATTCAGCTACTCACTGGTGGTATTTTTTTTGGTCTCTGTGCCTACGTCTTAATTAGGGCTATTCAGCAAAGTGCGGCTTTTACCAATGCGCTTCCTCTCTGGCGGCCCTGGAAAGGTCTTCTGGGAGGGCTTCTATTAGTCGGCCTTACGATCCTGTTTTCCAGGGACTATCTCGGGTTAGGACTCAACCTATTGGAGGGAAGCATTAAAGGGCTACACGTTAATTGGTATACTTTCCTGCTCAAAGCTTTATTTACAATAATCACACTGAGTATCAGTCGAAGTGGTAGCGTGATTACGCCAGTCTTATTTATTGGCGCTACGGCGGGTAGTTACTTTGCCGATCTGGTTGGGGCAGACCAATCAACCTTTGCCGCCATTGGCTTTGTCAGTATTCTGGCAGGAACAACCAATACCCCCATTGCTTCAAGTATTCTGGCGATTGAACTATTTGGGGCAACGATAGCTCCCTACGCGGCTGTGTCCTGCGTGATTAGTTTTGTAATGTCCGGTCACCGAAGTTTATATACCTCCCAAGTATTAAGTATCAGTAAATCCAATGCCTTACCAACTGAATTGGGAAAAGAAATCAGCGAAATGAGCAACCCTGGGAAGATCCCTGACATTCGCTTTCCAGACTGGCTAAAGAAGCTTTTGCCAGCGAGTCGAAACGACAAAACGTAG
- a CDS encoding YsnF/AvaK domain-containing protein yields the protein MAHTVIGIFDNASEAQTAVDQLVSNGFSRSNIDLSAGTSSAATGSDALIPDRHVNTSGTRTEELVDDTKDVGSSVGGFFSSLFGSDDDDDTKKYSTVGSRGSIVTVHADTDQQAEQAADILDEAGAVDVNERAAEYGYSSTTPTTPVSTEGDQTIKVIEENLEVGKRTVETGGVRMRSRIVARPVEESIRLREERVTVNRTPVNRPATAADLNAFQEGEISLTEHAEVPVVSKTASVVEEISVGKAVTEREEVIKDTVRKTEVDVENLGTTDQSIRPAGTDSDEVTYSTK from the coding sequence ATGGCACACACAGTAATCGGCATTTTTGACAATGCCTCCGAGGCTCAAACGGCCGTTGATCAATTAGTTAGTAACGGTTTCAGCCGCAGCAACATTGACCTATCGGCTGGTACAAGCAGCGCGGCTACGGGCTCCGATGCCCTCATCCCGGATCGACACGTGAATACCTCGGGCACCCGCACCGAAGAGCTTGTCGATGACACCAAAGACGTTGGCAGCAGCGTGGGCGGTTTCTTTAGTTCGCTGTTTGGCAGCGACGATGACGACGACACTAAAAAGTATTCGACCGTCGGTAGCCGCGGCTCGATCGTGACCGTGCATGCGGACACGGATCAGCAGGCCGAACAGGCCGCCGACATTCTGGATGAAGCCGGGGCGGTGGATGTCAACGAACGGGCCGCCGAGTATGGGTATAGCAGCACAACACCAACGACCCCGGTGAGCACTGAAGGCGACCAGACCATCAAAGTGATCGAGGAAAATCTGGAAGTGGGCAAACGCACGGTCGAAACGGGTGGGGTACGGATGCGCAGCCGCATCGTGGCCAGGCCCGTGGAAGAAAGCATCCGCCTGCGGGAAGAGCGGGTTACGGTAAACCGCACCCCGGTGAATCGGCCCGCTACGGCGGCTGATCTGAACGCTTTCCAGGAAGGCGAAATTAGCCTGACTGAACACGCCGAAGTGCCGGTGGTGTCGAAAACGGCGAGCGTCGTGGAAGAAATATCGGTGGGCAAAGCCGTTACCGAACGAGAGGAGGTAATTAAGGATACAGTTCGCAAAACCGAAGTCGATGTGGAGAATCTGGGTACGACGGATCAATCGATTCGTCCGGCCGGTACGGACTCAGATGAGGTGACCTATTCGACCAAGTAA
- a CDS encoding YrzE family protein, giving the protein MEREPLYTNQPLTGGFNLMKRISWSAIFAGVLVAIVTQMLLTLLGLGIGLGTVDPLEERNPVAGLGIGSAIWYIISSLLSLFVGGWVAGRLASAPRLFDGIIHGVLTWCLVTLLTIYFLTTTLGSLIGGAGKLVGGLVSTAGSAVASAAPGIGNAVQDQLKANGIDTDNMDLGDLKGEVNKILRQTGDPKLNPNTLEAKADRAGDQTKAAANRAASDPQAADDVASGLFSRLFKQGQATVSTVDKEDAVNVVMKRTGKSRAEAEQTVDSWIKTYQQASAKVEQAKKEAEVKAREVADATASAASKAAIFGFLGLLIGVAASGYGAKLGTDSKDDVNQYDRPIGNQRN; this is encoded by the coding sequence ATGGAACGTGAACCTCTGTACACTAACCAGCCCCTTACGGGCGGATTTAATTTAATGAAGCGCATCTCCTGGAGCGCTATTTTTGCCGGGGTGCTGGTGGCCATCGTTACCCAGATGCTCTTGACTCTGCTGGGCCTGGGTATCGGTCTGGGCACCGTTGATCCCCTCGAAGAGCGCAACCCGGTGGCGGGCCTGGGCATCGGCAGCGCCATCTGGTACATCATTAGTAGTTTGCTCTCGTTGTTTGTCGGAGGCTGGGTTGCCGGGCGGCTGGCCAGCGCACCCCGACTCTTCGACGGCATCATCCACGGGGTGCTGACCTGGTGTCTGGTGACGCTGTTGACCATCTACTTTCTAACTACCACCCTGGGCAGCCTCATTGGGGGGGCGGGTAAACTGGTGGGTGGTCTGGTCAGCACGGCTGGTTCAGCCGTCGCTTCGGCCGCCCCCGGCATCGGCAACGCCGTTCAGGACCAGCTTAAAGCCAACGGCATCGACACCGATAATATGGACCTGGGCGACCTGAAGGGCGAAGTGAACAAGATTTTGCGCCAGACGGGCGATCCCAAACTAAATCCCAATACTCTGGAAGCCAAAGCCGACCGGGCGGGCGATCAGACCAAAGCCGCCGCTAACCGGGCGGCCTCCGACCCCCAGGCGGCCGATGACGTGGCGAGTGGCTTATTCAGCCGCCTGTTCAAGCAGGGGCAGGCTACGGTCAGCACCGTGGACAAGGAAGATGCGGTCAACGTGGTCATGAAGCGCACAGGCAAGAGCCGGGCCGAAGCCGAGCAGACCGTCGATAGCTGGATCAAGACCTATCAGCAGGCGAGTGCCAAAGTTGAGCAGGCCAAAAAAGAGGCCGAAGTGAAGGCCCGTGAGGTAGCCGATGCGACGGCCTCGGCGGCCTCGAAAGCGGCTATTTTCGGCTTTTTGGGACTGCTCATCGGCGTGGCGGCCTCGGGTTACGGGGCCAAGCTGGGCACCGACTCTAAGGACGATGTCAATCAATACGACCGTCCGATTGGTAACCAGCGTAATTAA
- a CDS encoding winged helix-turn-helix domain-containing protein, with product MANYKQSDYEVLRRRCVELNQAGWKQGPIAQALGLTQGWVSQTLKKYRERGATALQWQKPTGAPARLTTEQLHQLVDELNKGAEHHGFAGAVWTRPRVNEVIRKLFGVSYDPSQVGRLLKKVGWTRQKPQAKARQQNRDAVLQWRDERLPKLKKSAG from the coding sequence ATGGCAAACTACAAACAATCAGACTACGAAGTACTCCGCCGACGCTGTGTCGAACTGAATCAGGCCGGTTGGAAGCAGGGGCCTATTGCCCAAGCATTAGGTTTGACCCAAGGCTGGGTGAGCCAGACCCTAAAGAAATACCGAGAGCGAGGAGCAACAGCTTTGCAATGGCAAAAACCTACTGGAGCACCTGCTCGGTTGACGACCGAACAACTCCATCAACTGGTGGATGAGCTTAACAAAGGTGCGGAACATCATGGATTTGCCGGAGCAGTTTGGACAAGACCTCGTGTCAATGAAGTCATTAGAAAGCTATTTGGTGTCAGTTATGATCCCTCCCAAGTTGGGCGATTACTCAAAAAGGTAGGCTGGACTCGTCAGAAACCGCAGGCCAAAGCGCGTCAGCAAAATAGAGATGCCGTACTCCAGTGGCGAGACGAGCGCTTGCCCAAACTTAAAAAAAGCGCAGGATGA
- a CDS encoding IS630 family transposase, which produces MPYSSGETSACPNLKKAQDEQRVILYVDESACYLLPFLAHTWAPRGQTPLLIEQAGRAHLSLIAAIAPNGRLYVAGQDQAFTSEDIVWFLSKLCSRYRKRNMIIVWDGAAIHRSEAVKAFLKERPSRVHLERLPAYSPELNPVELVWSQVKRSLKNQVFANLETLKKAVLDQVKILEKDPKLVEAFFHKKEIGFITS; this is translated from the coding sequence ATGCCGTACTCCAGTGGCGAGACGAGCGCTTGCCCAAACTTAAAAAAAGCGCAGGATGAACAGCGGGTTATTCTATATGTCGATGAGTCAGCTTGTTACCTACTACCCTTTTTAGCTCATACTTGGGCTCCGCGTGGGCAAACACCGCTACTCATTGAACAGGCTGGACGAGCCCATCTGAGCCTGATTGCCGCCATTGCCCCCAACGGGCGTCTATATGTAGCTGGTCAAGATCAAGCTTTTACAAGCGAAGATATTGTATGGTTTCTGAGTAAACTTTGCAGTCGGTATCGGAAACGGAACATGATTATTGTCTGGGATGGGGCAGCGATTCATCGCAGTGAAGCGGTCAAAGCCTTTCTAAAAGAGCGTCCAAGCCGAGTTCATTTGGAACGTCTACCAGCCTATAGTCCCGAACTTAATCCCGTCGAACTCGTGTGGAGTCAAGTAAAACGGAGTTTAAAAAATCAAGTGTTCGCTAATCTAGAGACCCTTAAAAAAGCAGTTCTTGACCAAGTCAAAATCTTGGAAAAAGATCCGAAACTGGTAGAAGCATTCTTTCACAAGAAAGAGATTGGATTTATCACAAGTTAA
- the nrfD gene encoding NrfD/PsrC family molybdoenzyme membrane anchor subunit: MSILSDQSLPLPDDLTSHHGPVTAAVRTPLITGGKTYADVTHDVCIQVEGKPSREWYIAFGLALVVLLYGTACVFWTWWTGLGVWGLNKTVGWAWDITNFVWWVGIGHAGTLISAVLLLFRQKWRTSINRSAEAMTIFAVICAAMFIFLHMGRPWLAYWSLPLPNTLGSLWVNFKSPLVWDVFAISTYFTVSLVFWYIGLIPDLATIRDRARSRVSRYIYGTLALGWNGSAKTWARYEYVSLILAGIATPLVLSVHTIVSMDFATALVPGWHTTIFPPYFVAGAIFSGFAMVQNLILIIRVVFKLEDYITIEHIESMNKIIILTGSIVGVAYLTELFMAWYSGNEFEQYAFHNRAMGPYWWAYATMMTCNVITPQLFWFRSIRRSIAWSFVLAVVVNIGMWFERFVIIVSSLHRDYLPSSWAMFHPTLFDISDFLFTFGLFFTLFLLFAKFLPVVNIAEVKAILKSSSAILPVPASGVDRERPVLDSKPATPTHPLP, encoded by the coding sequence ATGAGTATCCTCTCTGATCAATCATTGCCGCTGCCGGATGATCTTACATCTCATCACGGGCCTGTTACTGCAGCCGTACGCACGCCTCTGATCACAGGGGGCAAAACATACGCCGATGTGACCCACGACGTCTGTATACAAGTCGAAGGTAAACCCAGCCGGGAGTGGTACATAGCATTTGGGCTAGCGCTGGTAGTGCTGCTGTACGGAACGGCCTGTGTGTTTTGGACCTGGTGGACGGGGCTGGGCGTCTGGGGGCTCAATAAAACCGTAGGCTGGGCCTGGGATATTACCAACTTTGTGTGGTGGGTGGGTATCGGCCACGCCGGGACCCTGATTTCGGCGGTTTTATTGTTGTTTCGCCAGAAATGGCGCACCTCTATAAACCGCTCCGCCGAAGCGATGACCATTTTTGCCGTCATTTGTGCAGCCATGTTCATCTTTCTACACATGGGCCGGCCTTGGCTGGCCTACTGGTCGCTGCCGTTGCCCAACACGCTGGGCTCCCTATGGGTAAACTTTAAATCGCCCCTGGTCTGGGATGTGTTTGCTATCAGCACCTACTTCACTGTATCACTCGTTTTCTGGTACATTGGCTTGATACCGGATCTGGCCACCATCCGGGACCGGGCCAGAAGCCGGGTTTCCCGCTACATCTATGGGACGCTGGCGCTGGGCTGGAATGGGTCAGCCAAGACCTGGGCCCGGTATGAATATGTCAGTTTGATTCTGGCGGGCATCGCTACGCCACTGGTTTTATCGGTCCACACGATTGTGAGTATGGACTTTGCTACGGCGTTGGTGCCGGGCTGGCACACCACCATCTTTCCGCCCTACTTCGTGGCAGGCGCTATTTTTTCGGGCTTTGCCATGGTTCAAAACCTGATCCTGATTATTAGGGTAGTGTTCAAACTGGAAGACTATATCACGATAGAACACATCGAGTCCATGAACAAGATCATTATTCTGACCGGATCGATTGTGGGCGTGGCGTATCTGACCGAGTTGTTTATGGCCTGGTATTCAGGCAATGAGTTTGAGCAGTACGCGTTTCATAATCGAGCCATGGGCCCCTACTGGTGGGCCTATGCAACGATGATGACCTGCAATGTCATTACGCCCCAGTTGTTCTGGTTTCGCAGTATTCGTCGGAGCATCGCCTGGTCCTTTGTGCTGGCGGTGGTGGTTAACATTGGGATGTGGTTTGAGCGGTTTGTAATCATTGTGAGCTCCCTGCACCGGGATTATTTACCCTCCAGCTGGGCCATGTTTCACCCGACGCTATTCGATATCAGTGATTTTCTCTTCACGTTTGGTCTGTTCTTTACCCTGTTTCTGTTGTTTGCCAAGTTTCTGCCTGTGGTCAATATCGCCGAGGTGAAAGCGATTCTAAAGTCCTCCTCGGCGATACTACCCGTACCCGCTTCCGGGGTTGATCGGGAACGCCCGGTTTTGGATAGCAAGCCAGCTACGCCCACCCATCCGCTTCCATAA
- a CDS encoding endonuclease/exonuclease/phosphatase family protein, with product MSIIQKVLFSLLPLCGTLLIIVTLGSLIYNSSLWFLQVLNFPRLEVLIALGLCLLVFLLIPKKWTITGLVFVTGLVVSIGIQACILFPYTPLAEKAVKSALQVSVNKQSVFSIIVANVLIKNRHADELLTIIANKDPTFVLTMEVNDWWIKQLNVLKKSYPYSLRFPTDNAYGMALYSKIPLTNPQIKFLNHDRVPSFTMDITLPDSNRFKLCTIHPVAPAPSKYPTNIGGKEMALLKEARLIAHPSLPIVVAGDFNDVGWSHNTTQFAAISGLNDVRYGRGMYNTFDAQSLFMRWPLDYVFVSKQFKVLSVEQLPKFGSDHFPYYVQLTLQP from the coding sequence ATGTCAATTATTCAGAAAGTTCTGTTCTCTCTTTTACCACTTTGTGGTACACTGTTAATTATAGTCACGCTGGGCTCACTGATTTATAACAGCTCCCTGTGGTTTTTGCAGGTGCTGAATTTTCCCAGGTTAGAAGTCCTGATTGCGCTAGGCCTATGTTTGCTTGTTTTTCTGCTCATTCCTAAAAAGTGGACCATTACCGGGCTGGTTTTTGTAACCGGCTTAGTCGTTTCCATTGGTATACAGGCCTGCATCCTATTTCCGTATACACCTCTGGCCGAAAAGGCGGTTAAATCGGCTTTGCAAGTCTCTGTCAACAAGCAATCGGTATTCAGTATTATTGTGGCAAACGTGCTGATAAAAAATCGCCATGCCGATGAATTACTGACGATTATCGCCAACAAAGACCCGACTTTCGTACTGACGATGGAGGTAAACGATTGGTGGATAAAGCAATTAAACGTACTGAAAAAAAGCTATCCTTATAGTCTTAGGTTTCCAACGGATAATGCTTATGGGATGGCGCTGTATTCAAAAATCCCACTGACCAATCCTCAAATCAAGTTTCTTAACCACGACCGGGTGCCTTCGTTTACAATGGACATCACCTTGCCCGATAGCAATCGGTTTAAACTGTGTACAATCCATCCGGTAGCCCCGGCGCCCAGTAAGTACCCAACCAATATCGGGGGCAAAGAAATGGCTTTGTTGAAAGAGGCACGCCTGATTGCCCACCCATCCCTACCGATAGTGGTTGCCGGTGACTTTAATGATGTTGGCTGGTCGCACAACACGACTCAATTTGCGGCTATCAGTGGCCTGAATGATGTTCGGTATGGGCGGGGCATGTACAATACCTTCGATGCTCAGTCCCTATTTATGCGCTGGCCACTGGATTATGTATTTGTTTCCAAACAATTCAAGGTACTCTCGGTTGAGCAGTTACCCAAATTTGGCTCGGATCATTTCCCCTATTATGTGCAGTTAACCTTGCAACCGTAA